GAGCGCGACGCCCTCGAGCGCGACGGCGGCGTAGTTCGGATGGCGCAGCCAGCGGTACGGGCCCGTCGTGACGACCGGCTCGCCCGGCACGACGATCACGCGCACGTTCCAGCGGTCGCCGAGCGAGGCGATCGCCCAGTAGCGCAGCGCCTGCGCGGCGAGCGCGAGCGCGAGCATGGGGAAGCCGACGCGCGGGTCGAAGCCGCGGTCGAGCAGGACGACCTCGAGCGCGCACGAAGCCAGGAAGCCCGCGTGCAGCGCGCGCATCGCGCCGAAGTGCCCGCGGCCGAGCTCGACGCCACCGCGCGCGAAGGCGCGCGCCGCGTTGCGCCGCGACAGCGCGAGCTCGACGAGCCGCTCGGCGCCGACGAGCGCGAGCAGGCCCAGGTAGGCGACCTGGCTCGTCACCATCGCAGCAGCACGAGCTCGCTGCAGAAGCCCGGGCCCATCGCGAGCAGCAGGCCGTGCGTCCCCGGCGCGGGCGACTCCTCGAGCGCATCGGCCAGCACGAACAGCACGGAGGCGCTCGACAGGTTGCCGACCTCCGCGAGGTGCGCCCACGACCGCGCGAGCGCGTCGGCCGGGAGCGAGAGCGACGTCTCGATCGCCTCGAGCACCTTCGGGCCGCCGGGGTGGCACACGAAGACGCCGACGTCCCCGAGCGCGAGGTCGTGCGCGGCGAGGAACTTCTCGACGTCGGGGCGGAGCCCGGCCGCGATCGCGGGCACGTCGGCCGACAGCACGACCTGGAAGCCGCCGTCGGTGACGTCCCAGCCCATCACGCGCTCGGTGTCGGGATAGAAGACGGACTGCGTGGCGACGATGCGCGGGCCCGCGGAGCCCGTCGCTGCTCCGCGGATCACGGCCGCCGCCGCGCCGTCGCCGAAGAGCCCGCTCGCGATCACGTTCGCCATCGACGCGTCGCCGCGCTGGAGCGTGAGGCTGCAGAGCTCGGTCGAGAGCACGACGGCGGTCTGGTCGGGGAAGCCGCGGAGGGAGTCGGCGGCGCGCGCGATGCCGGCGGCGCCGCCGACGCAGCCGAGCCCGAAGATCGGCGTGCGCTTCACGTCGCTGCGCATCCCCATCCGGTTCACGAGCCGCGCGTCGATCGACGGCGCGGCGATGCCCGTGACCGAGAGCGCGAAGACGTGGTCGACGTCGCGCGGGCGCAGGCCGGCGCGCGCGAGCGCGTCGTCGACGGCGCGCTCGCCGAGCTCGACCGCGCAGCGGACGAACGCGGCGTTCGCGTCGCCGAAGCCGCGCAGCCGCTCGTACTCCTCGACCGGGAGCGCGAGGTGGCGGCCGCCGACGAGCGTGTTCCGCTGGATCTGCTCGAGGCGTCGCGGGTTGTGGAAGCGCCCCTTCCACAGGCGCGCGAGTGCGTCGAGCAGCTCGTCCTGGTCGTAGTAGTGGGCGGGCAGCGCGCGCCCGACGGCGGCGATCCTCATGCGACACCTCCCGCGCGCCGGGCGAGGCGCGGCAGCCAGTAGGGGACGAGGCGCTGGTAGGCGAGGTAGCGCTCGCGCTCGCGCGCGAGCAGGCGCCGCTCCTTGTGGAGCGGCCCGACGACACAGTACGCCGTCCAGAGCGTCGCGAGCAGGAGCCGGTCCGCGGTGACGATGGGCGCCGTCCAGAGCGTGCACGCGAAGGCGACGTAGACGGGCTGGCGCGTG
This Myxococcota bacterium DNA region includes the following protein-coding sequences:
- a CDS encoding isoprenylcysteine carboxylmethyltransferase family protein codes for the protein MVTSQVAYLGLLALVGAERLVELALSRRNAARAFARGGVELGRGHFGAMRALHAGFLASCALEVVLLDRGFDPRVGFPMLALALAAQALRYWAIASLGDRWNVRVIVVPGEPVVTTGPYRWLRHPNYAAVALEGVALPLVHGAWCTAIAFTLLDAWLLRTRIAVEERALAEHCDGDARLGDRPRLVPARSAR
- a CDS encoding 3-oxoacyl-[acyl-carrier-protein] synthase III C-terminal domain-containing protein — protein: MRIAAVGRALPAHYYDQDELLDALARLWKGRFHNPRRLEQIQRNTLVGGRHLALPVEEYERLRGFGDANAAFVRCAVELGERAVDDALARAGLRPRDVDHVFALSVTGIAAPSIDARLVNRMGMRSDVKRTPIFGLGCVGGAAGIARAADSLRGFPDQTAVVLSTELCSLTLQRGDASMANVIASGLFGDGAAAAVIRGAATGSAGPRIVATQSVFYPDTERVMGWDVTDGGFQVVLSADVPAIAAGLRPDVEKFLAAHDLALGDVGVFVCHPGGPKVLEAIETSLSLPADALARSWAHLAEVGNLSSASVLFVLADALEESPAPGTHGLLLAMGPGFCSELVLLRW